Genomic segment of Juglans microcarpa x Juglans regia isolate MS1-56 chromosome 7S, Jm3101_v1.0, whole genome shotgun sequence:
tgtactcgggATTTCCCTATTTCATTGTGCTTAATAAAGttctaacttatcaaaaaaaaaaaaaaaaaaatttctttacttataaaaataaaaaacatgattTGCAACAGTTATTTATAATTCTCCCATTCTATTATCTGTACCAATTCTCTTCCAAATTTTCAGGAGGGCATTACCATTGTGGAGAGCCGGACTGCAGATATCATTCAAGGAACTCGTAAGCATATCAGAAAAAAGCCCAGTGGTTCTGAGGTACAGAATGAGGCATCAAAGATTTCTACTACATCACAACGACCCCAAATGCAACCCCAGATGCAAACCGACCAAGAACTTCAGTTGAAGGCATCTCGCGACGTAAGGTGGCAACTTTGTATCACTGGTTCATGTCATAGGAATATTTGTGTGCATGAGTTTCTGTTACTGTTTTGCATTCTTTTCTAGCCTAGAAGCAATTCCACAGATTGGCTCTTCTACGGTAAATGACTGACCTTGATTTGTTCAGCTGACATGCAGCAATCCCCCTCTATCTGTATTACATTCTCTGTATTTGTGAGTAGAAAAGTACAGAATGATTCTAAAACCAAATGAACGATTCTACAGAATTTACTCGTATTGGCTTGCTTCACCCCCCTGGATTGTTCTTAAGCTGTCCGTGACTGTAATAATAGCAAAGgagaaaggaagaaggaaaaaatgggAGTAGGGTTTTGGAACTTCAGGATTATTACCAGAATGCTGGGGGCGTCCTAAATGGTTTGACATTAGTACTTGATCTTTATGATGAGATTTTTCATATCACTTTTGGTTTACACAACAGGTTGCAATGGCAATGGCTGCGAAAGCAAAGCTTCTTCTTCGGGAGTTGAAGACTGTCAAAGCAGATCTGGCTTTTGCGAAGGAGCGATGCGCTCAGctggaagaagaaaataaaattcttcgGGAGAATCGTGAAAGGGGAAGGAATCCAGAAGATGATGATTTGGTATGTACTTTCTCTCtttaggttttttcttttcttttcatttttttttttcaaagaaccaCTTAcgtattttgtaattaaaagtTGCCTCTCCATTGCTGACAATTACCATCACCTGTGAAGTCACTAGCTGAGGAGGATGCATGTGATTGcccccttttcattttcaaagtaAACAATGAACAACACTACCACTCTATGAAATTTGCAGTACTCTTCTTTCCTTTATAGTTTATATGCTGTAGTGCTATGTGTATTAACATGTGTCTGCCTATGATCATTTATGGAAAAGTTGAAACTTAATTCTCGAAACAGAGGAAGGAAGGAATTGATTGCAGTTTTAGAAATGGCTCATGTTCAAATTTGAATTTTCCAGTTTTAGTTTCTGTTTCTAATGATAGGAAACAATGTGTTGAAGCAAATTCAGTACTTGCATCTAACAACTCTAGATTCTGATGCCAATGTTCCTTCCTATGCCAGATTCGGCTTCAACTTGAAACGCTTTTGGCAGAGAAGGCCAGATTGGctcacgaaaactcagtttatGCACGCGAGAATCGGTTTCTGAGGGAAGTTGTTGAATACCACCAGCTCACAATGCAGGATGTTGTATACCTGAATGAGGGCACTGAAGAGGTCACAGAAGTGTATCCCGTCACGGTTCCCTCGGGGTCAAATCTAAACTACGCTTCCTCAGCATCATCTCCACAACGACCCTCTTCATTTCCTTCTGGGTCTGTCCGCAAGTGATCGAGGACAGGACATTACCCCTTGCACACACCATAGCCAAACGAGTGTTATCAATTGCCGCCTAAAGTAGCTCTTGTAGCCTATCCCCACGGCAGAAAATCCTAAAAAAGACATTACAAATCCTTCTCATTGATTAGCGATGTCCTCCTGTATTCTATGTTGTTAGCCAACGATTGgaaattacaaatataacttTATTGCTTGTTATTGTTGTTCTTATTATTTTGTGTCGGTCTTCCCTATTGATAGACAAATAGACTTTTGTTACCACATTACAGTACACTCTTAATACACAGTACACAACATATTTTGCAACATGTTGTGCCTCAAATTAATAATTGGCCTTTCCCACGGTTTGTTTTTATCCATATATTGTTGTTCCTGTCCCATAACGTGCAATGCTGTGTACTTTTTCAAGTACAGTATCTTACAGGAATCCTATGCTCCGTGATGTTCACCCATGTCTCATGAGAGTTTTGTAGGGAAAATTACATTTCCACACATTTTCTATTTCCCCCAACTTTCCCATAAATCTAAGAACTTTACATTTGGATTTGagcttctttcttttcattcaaCATGGATggttttgaataattatttgtCCCTCCAATTAGGGTAATGCTAtccttatattttctttattactgttttattatttagtttgaattttccttttactctttaaatttagattaaaaatcttagaatatgatcttcttgcataatcttaaaaaataaattcaaccaACCAacgtaattatataaattaattaaaaataaatttaattttataaaaattgactcagaGTAAAAGAAGGTcaagtaataaaattaaatttatttttaattaaattatataattacattAGTTGactgtatttattttcttctagattatgcaagaatgtcatattttgaatatttttaatacagatttaaagagaaaaaaaaatagatgataaaataatagtaaagaaAGTGTAAGGATAGTATGATCAAGGAAATCAATCCACTTCTCGAGGTAGGATTTTTAGGTGAGAAGACCCCGATGCATAGTCATAGTGTGGTGTAGTAGTGGTTTCATTGGGTTACAGCAGATGTGATCCACTGAGTAATTATTGAGAAAAGTATAAGTTGCAATGTATAatttaaggccttgtttggattcccaatccatctcaactcatctcactactattcatcaactttaactcacaaatcacattactatttacaatcaatctcactattattcacaatccatctcactactattcacagctCTTACCTTCTTGCGCACTTATTTGATTAAGGAAAGAATAGATTTTTACTTCTATCTcgttaaaaatttattagtcctatttgaaaaatgaatggataatcgagtaaaaaaataaattgacttTTCCATCATTCTTTCGATCTTgtttgttgatgtcgtgtttcgcgaTCTGAGCAACTCTACGCTGTTGGGACTCGATTTCCTCCCTATAAGAGGGAGAATGAGGGAGCTCAGGGGGTTGTGGTACATTCGATGCTCAAGTTAGTTTAAGGTAGGagataaaaagaatattcaaGAGAGTAAGTCAGTAACCCCAGTTTTGGCAGAGAGTGAGGTATTTTACCTGGTCGGGGTGGGCCCTGACAGGATGATGACTTGTATGCAGCTTCGTACTGGGATCGAATATCCCTGTCAGCCTCCTACTTCCTTTCAGACCTACCAGACCTAACCAGGGTCATCGCTGTCACTTAGGGGACATGTCGCAGCGTGCCAATCCCAGGGGTGCATTGAATGTGGGGTGGCCCCTTCCATGACGTGCTTGCTTTTGCTCCATTAAATGCAACATGGTCCAAGACAGGCTCGCTCGTCCTCTTGCCCTGCCCGATCTGCTATGTCAGGGACGTGGATGTTTCTGACGGTCGACTAGTTATGGTGTCAGGTTGCACTACCTGCCTCTTGTCCTCTTGTCAAGGACACTTTACTTTGTGTCCCTCCTCCTGGATCTCTCGGGCAGACTTGGCCCATCCCAGACTTCATATGGGGGTCCAAGCTCAGGACTATTCCTGGGCCTAGGGGTTTTTTCCCTCACATTTTCAATACACTTTTTTAATaagatgtaatatatatatatagtgatattttCTAACCTCTTATGTTTCGATCTTTACTGCATTTTCTATCCTCCCATTTTCCTACCCTTAGAGGTTAGAGAGTTTGAATGataaattaacaaagaaaacaaataacacgattgaatttagaaaataactCCTTGTAATAATAGCACGGAATGTTGGCACCAAAGAGTGAAAtatatgaagaagaaaaaggaaagccAAAAAAAAGGATTATAAGGACGCCTTTAATGAATGTCACCAAAATAAGAAACCAAAATACTTGGTGGAGGTGGGTCGTCTAGCCCACAAGTTCCGTCCTTTGGTGGTGGTGCTGGACTACGTGGTCCGTCTGGAGCTTCAAAATTAAAGCACGTGCACCCACCAACTCCAATCACTTGCTTGATTTGGGAATGGAATGATTATCCAAAGTTGTTTAAAGTTCCAAATGGGATGAGAAGTTGATTATCCAAAGTTGATTatccaaagttttttttttttaatcttagatTTAGATAAAGAGGTTTCAGCAGTTGCAAGGAAAATTGATACAAATAATACAAGACTTACCttatatgtcttttttttttttttttcactctgtgatttttaatttataatcgTTCATGACCAATCTTAGATAGATCTATTCCATGTGGGACACGTCTTACATCAATACATATGAGATACGTATCTTACATTTAATTCCTATCAGAATATGATACGTCTATGCAATTTGAGAATAATGTTACATCAGTCATAAAATACACTAATATTATGCAATCGCGTTGGAAAAAAGGAGATCTGctatttaaaaattagttttttttttttttttttcacgtagGTCTCATATTTAGTCATTTTGTTCAAAAAGATTGTGTAACGCTTACGGACTttacaattgtaaatatcatttctccaaTTTGAATATATTGGATATGAAACACGTCTACCACATCAACAGTATGAAACACATGTCTCACATCTAATGAGTGTCGTTCCTGTTGAAATTTAACCTAGgttccgtttggatacaaaaataatttcatctcatctcatcattataattttaaaaattctcacataaaatataataaataatttaattttttcaaatcttaaaataataataatattaaaaataatattttaataatattttatttaacttttaattttcatataaaattatctcatcttatatcattatCGAAAGGAAACGCACGTCTAAAATCTATAATCTAGGCCCCTTGAATGTGAAACGTGTGTCCAATATCAACACATATGAGACATATATCTCACATCAAAGAGTCGAACTTCTGCACCCAATGCACAGCCATATGCTCAGTACACGACTTGGTATGGCTGAAATGAGAGGATATTTAATTCCTTAATCCTCTTCttccattttcaattttatattcCAAGGTTTTCAAAAGCCGGGGGGTCAGTCGGTAGAATAAGAGGCGGCCCCACGTTGCATGGCGTCGTTCGTATTTTACCATGATTGAAGGCCTTTTTTTCCACGCGCTCTATAGAGGAGAGAGTGCAGACAATCATTATTAGGTATCAAGCGCTGTTGCTGTCAGTGTCAGGGTGTCAATCCAAGATGTTACACCCAGAAAGCCCTCTCTGCCTTCTGCGTTCGCAATGCAAATAACCTTTCTTTCTTCAGCTTCCCATTTAACATCCATGGAAAACTCTCAACAAATTGAGCCCAACAAAACACCCTCTCAAAACCCTCCTCTATTTAGGACCACCGACCTTACAGTCGAGAAATTTTAGAAGCCTAAAAGATAAAAGGAACAATCTTAGTCGTTTCCTACCTCGTCTCTTCTTCCCCACCATTTACCATCTCAGAGTGGTTTGGTTAATTCCCCAACTTTTGCTTTCTCCTCCTCTCTATAGCCAAagatttatttctttctttcgtttGGGGTGGATATATTGTGGAAGATTCATGTCAGGTTTATACGCACAGAATTTCTCCCCCGCAAGAACTCTATCTTCGCATGTAAGAAGCAACCCGGATGTCGACAGGTAAGCTATCAATTCCAAAACTTGATAAGAATTTGACTTTCATGTCCACCCTCCAAAAGCTTTTCGATTATCTCTGGATATTTTGGTTATATGTCGTCGTCTTTTCTAGTCAGTACTTGACTGAGTTGTTATCGGAGCACCAGAAACTTGGACCCTTCATGCAAGTCCTTCCTATCTGTAGTCGGCTCTTGAATCAAGGTTGGCTTTCTGGATCTGTATTTATATCTTCCTTTTCCCGTAGTTCAAATTGAATTCCACGATCCGTCTTGGTCAGTTTTGTAAACATCCATCGTATTTAGCATATTTGTTAGGAACACCCTTGAACCATGTAATGTATAGAATGCTTGAAACAGATACAGGAGGTTTACATATTATTCTActtgttttacttataaaaaaagatattattctaCTTGTTTAATGCGGAGAACATGGTTTCTGCAGATTAATAACTGACAAAATTCTTGTAGTATtagaaatagaaggaaaagaaaagtaaaatggTATCTTATTTTCTTAGAGATGGAAACCAAAGTGCAGGTCTGTTGCTCTGCCCACCTTTGGCAATGTTGTCTACCACATCTTTAAAATCGGAATGAGAAACAATTGTGGTGTCTCTCCTCAAATTGATGAAAGATCATTTTTGCTAATGGTCTACATCAGTTTGATTGTTATATTTGGCAGTCTGTAGTCAACTGCTATGATTCTATTATTCCTCCTGTTAGTATGAAATTTGTGACAAATATTTCCACTTTCCGCTGTGGTGATTTGTGTTTTAGATA
This window contains:
- the LOC121240424 gene encoding uncharacterized protein LOC121240424, producing MAYRRRQQGMVSRHSTVALDADDDEDEAEEEDGEEEAKREIHKPQPHRDSSSLVAKAIRASSAYRDTSLSSAYGHSSRSPNPTPASPSRSPPVALQDSQSYEYTSIKSLNEPKHGFWGVLARKAKAILDDDSVPQQIHTPESTRPHMPGRATMGKYQNPIHSDERRQNMESPKLQKGLGAIASSLNHIGGTIGSALEEGITIVESRTADIIQGTRKHIRKKPSGSEVQNEASKISTTSQRPQMQPQMQTDQELQLKASRDVAMAMAAKAKLLLRELKTVKADLAFAKERCAQLEEENKILRENRERGRNPEDDDLIRLQLETLLAEKARLAHENSVYARENRFLREVVEYHQLTMQDVVYLNEGTEEVTEVYPVTVPSGSNLNYASSASSPQRPSSFPSGSVRK